Part of the Acidobacteriota bacterium genome, ATCACCGTCGAGATGCCCACCGGCGCATCGGGCGTACAGCTTGTGGCGCACGAGGCGCTGAAACAACTCGTGGCGCCGTGGGCGGCGGGGACTGCTACGAGCAGAACGAGGGCGAGCAAAGCGCTCAGCGTCGCAACGCCGGGCGCGGAGGGGATTCGGCGGTTGTGCTTCGGGGGTGCTTGGCTATGGGATGTCATCAGATTCTCCAGTCTTGGGTTCCCAGATCGGGAGGACGGGCCCCTGCGATTGAACCCATCGAGTCTAGTGCATTCGACGGCGGGCTGTAGGAGGCCGGCGGCCAAATAGGGAAATCTGTCCGCCTCGCCAGGGCCGTGAACTGCCTCGATTTCGCCATCGGCTACCTCTGCCGTGCCCCAGGGCGCTGGTTTGATGATCGCGAAAGGGGGGAAATCGACATGGACTCTAACGCCTCATCTACATCGCCTTCGACCGCCGGATCCGGGCCGCACCTTCTCCGCCGCATCGGAGAGTCGGCGGTGGCAAAGCTCGCCATGCTCGGCTTTCTGGTGCTGCTGCTCCTGCTGCCGGTGTCGCGCATTCTGTCGCTGGTGCACGAGCGGATGGCCCGTCGGGATATGGTCACCGCCGAGATCACCCGCACCTGGGGAGGGCCGCAGGCCCTTACCGGGCCGGTGCTCACCCTGCCGGTGCGGATCGGTCGCCAGGTACCTATCATCCAACGGGTACAGGCCGACGACGGCTCCACGGTAGAGGTGCCAGCAACGGTGGACGGCGAGGTGACCACCCGAACCGTGTGGGAGAGCCACGACTTACAGATCCTGCCCTCAAAACTCACCTGGACCGGGCGCATCGAGCCCGACGTGCGCAATCGCGGCCTGTTCGAGGTGGTGGTCTATGAGGCGAACCTGCGCGCGGTGGGTTCCTTCGAGATGCCCGAGGTAGAGGCCGAAGGGCGCCAGGTCGATTGGCCGCGCGCCGAGGTGGCCCTGGGCGTACCGGATGTGCGCGGCCTGACCCAAGAGGTGGACCTCACCTGGGGAGATCGCTCCTTGGAACTCCAGCCGGGGGTCGGACGATCGGGGCAGGTGGGCTATGGAATCCACACTCCGATACCGGATCTCGATCAGGTGGCGGTGGGCGACACGGTGTTCTTCGCCTTCGATCTGGCCCTGCGCGGCGCCGGTGATTTGCTCTTCGTGCCGGCCGGTACGACGACCGAAGTGCGCATCGAGTCGCCCTGGCCGGCGCCCGGCTTCACCGGCGCCTTCCTGCCGGCG contains:
- the creD gene encoding cell envelope integrity protein CreD encodes the protein MAKLAMLGFLVLLLLLPVSRILSLVHERMARRDMVTAEITRTWGGPQALTGPVLTLPVRIGRQVPIIQRVQADDGSTVEVPATVDGEVTTRTVWESHDLQILPSKLTWTGRIEPDVRNRGLFEVVVYEANLRAVGSFEMPEVEAEGRQVDWPRAEVALGVPDVRGLTQEVDLTWGDRSLELQPGVGRSGQVGYGIHTPIPDLDQVAVGDTVFFAFDLALRGAGDLLFVPAGTTTEVRIESPWPAPGFTGAFLPAERQISDQGFSAAWEVPSFGRGFPEVGWTKEVEPHVLTSSAFGVSLVLEADAYQQTERSVKYAVLFIILTFGTFFLLELLSRSRLHAVQYLLVGFALSLFYVLLLALSEHFGFGLAYALAAVATVLLIAGYSRSLLGGSRAGWILGSLSLLYGYLYILLQLEDYALLVGAVGLFAVVALIMMATRNLDWFSLRFRGDHGPSSGAGAPV